A single region of the Pseudomonas mandelii genome encodes:
- the aceK gene encoding bifunctional isocitrate dehydrogenase kinase/phosphatase — protein sequence MPQQWPAADIARMILDGFDDYREHFRQITDGARARFEQAQWQEAQVASAARINLYEEKVSETVERLRVAFDSDTLDVSCWPLVKSAYITLIDLRFDDELSETWYNSIFCGLFSHDLISDGCMFIHTTRPSLRRARAAQTRTYKPQGQLSGMLASIFADYSFSEDYADLAGDLHRLEAQLRENLPDWVCKDPELSVELFSSVLYRNKGAYLVGRIYTRDEQWPLVIPLLHREGRGIQIDALITDEADVSIIFSFTRSYFMVDVPVPAEFIGFLKRILPGKHVAELYTSIGFYKHGKSEFYRALINHLANTDDQFIMAPGVRGMVMSVFTLPGFNTVFKIIKDRFSPSKNVDRATVIEKYRLVKSVDRVGRMADTQEFADFRFPLSKFDPACLEELLEVAASTVSVEGDTVLIRHCWTERRMTPLNLYLENANEAQVHEALEDYGLAIKQLAAANIFPGDMLLKNFGVTRHGRVVFYDYDEICFLTEANFRHIPEPRTPEDEMASEPWYSIGPLDVFPEEFPPFLFADSGQRKLFDQLHGELYNADYWKSLQEAIRAGKIIDVFPYRRKGLDNE from the coding sequence ATGCCGCAGCAATGGCCAGCCGCCGACATCGCCCGAATGATCCTCGATGGCTTTGACGATTACCGCGAGCATTTCCGCCAGATCACCGACGGCGCTCGGGCCCGCTTCGAGCAGGCCCAGTGGCAGGAGGCGCAGGTCGCGTCGGCCGCGCGGATCAATCTGTACGAAGAAAAAGTCAGCGAAACCGTGGAACGGCTGCGCGTCGCGTTTGACAGCGACACACTGGACGTCAGTTGCTGGCCTCTGGTCAAAAGCGCTTACATCACGCTGATCGACCTGCGTTTCGATGATGAACTGTCCGAGACTTGGTACAACTCGATTTTTTGCGGGCTGTTCAGCCATGACCTGATCAGCGACGGCTGCATGTTTATCCACACCACCCGGCCCAGCCTGCGCCGGGCCCGCGCCGCGCAAACCCGAACCTATAAGCCCCAGGGCCAGTTGTCCGGCATGCTCGCGAGCATTTTTGCCGATTACAGCTTCAGCGAGGATTACGCCGACCTGGCCGGCGACCTGCACCGCCTCGAAGCCCAACTGCGTGAGAACCTGCCGGATTGGGTGTGCAAGGACCCTGAACTGAGCGTCGAGCTGTTCTCCTCGGTGCTCTACCGCAACAAAGGCGCGTACCTGGTGGGGCGCATCTATACCCGGGACGAACAATGGCCGCTGGTGATTCCGCTGCTGCACCGTGAAGGGCGCGGGATTCAGATCGATGCGCTGATTACCGACGAAGCCGATGTGTCGATCATTTTTTCGTTCACCCGTTCGTATTTCATGGTGGATGTGCCGGTGCCGGCGGAGTTCATCGGCTTCCTCAAGCGCATCCTGCCGGGCAAGCACGTCGCCGAGTTGTACACCTCCATCGGCTTCTACAAACACGGCAAGTCCGAGTTCTACCGGGCGCTGATCAATCACCTGGCCAACACCGACGACCAATTCATCATGGCCCCCGGCGTGCGAGGCATGGTGATGAGCGTGTTTACCCTGCCGGGTTTCAACACCGTGTTCAAAATCATCAAGGACCGTTTCTCGCCGTCGAAAAACGTCGACCGTGCCACGGTGATCGAAAAATACCGTTTGGTGAAAAGCGTCGATCGCGTTGGACGCATGGCCGATACCCAGGAGTTCGCCGATTTTCGCTTCCCGTTGAGCAAGTTCGACCCGGCGTGCCTGGAAGAGCTGCTTGAGGTGGCGGCGTCCACGGTGTCGGTGGAAGGCGACACCGTGCTGATCCGTCACTGCTGGACCGAGCGGCGGATGACGCCGCTGAACCTGTACCTGGAAAACGCCAACGAGGCGCAGGTCCACGAGGCCCTGGAAGATTACGGGCTGGCGATCAAGCAACTGGCGGCGGCGAACATCTTTCCCGGCGACATGCTGTTGAAGAACTTCGGCGTCACCCGGCACGGGCGGGTGGTGTTTTATGACTATGACGAGATTTGCTTCCTGACCGAAGCCAACTTCCGCCACATCCCGGAACCGCGTACGCCGGAAGACGAAATGGCCTCCGAGCCGTGGTATTCGATCGGGCCGCTGGATGTGTTTCCCGAGGAGTTTCCGCCGTTCCTGTTTGCCGATTCCGGGCAAAGGAAGCTGTTTGACCAGTTGCATGGCGAGCTATACAACGCCGATTACTGGAAAAGCCTGCAGGAAGCCATTCGTGCCGGCAAAATCATCGACGTATTCCCGTATCGCCGCAAAGGCCTGGATAACGAATAA
- a CDS encoding DMT family transporter: protein MSPVDIFRLLSLAAIWGASFLFMRIIAPVIGTIPTAFFRVSIAAVGLLVILGLMRISWDFKGKLKTVMLLGVINSGIPATLYSVAAQVLPAGYSAIFNATTPLMGVLIGGLFFHEKLTAAKLGGVFLGLFGVGVLTRAGPVAFDMELLMGAAACLLATTCYGFAGFLARRWLDHAGGLDSRLSALGSMLGATLFLLPLFGYSVISQPPASWGGWNVWLSLLGLGLMCTALAYIIYFRLLSSIGPVRSMTTTFLIPPFGVLWGALLLDEPLSMAHIYGGVLIAAALWLVLKPAVVKVAEVTAK, encoded by the coding sequence GTGAGTCCTGTCGATATTTTCCGATTGCTGTCGCTGGCCGCGATCTGGGGCGCGAGCTTTCTGTTCATGCGCATCATCGCCCCGGTGATTGGCACAATCCCCACGGCCTTTTTCCGCGTGTCGATTGCCGCCGTCGGCTTGCTGGTGATTCTCGGCCTGATGCGCATCAGCTGGGACTTCAAAGGCAAACTCAAGACAGTGATGCTGCTCGGGGTGATCAACTCCGGGATTCCGGCGACCCTCTATTCCGTGGCCGCGCAAGTGCTGCCGGCCGGTTACTCGGCGATCTTCAACGCCACCACGCCGCTGATGGGCGTGTTGATCGGCGGCCTGTTCTTCCATGAAAAACTCACCGCGGCCAAGCTTGGCGGGGTGTTCCTCGGGCTGTTTGGCGTAGGCGTCCTGACCCGTGCCGGTCCGGTGGCGTTCGACATGGAATTGTTGATGGGCGCCGCCGCCTGCCTGCTCGCCACCACCTGCTATGGCTTTGCCGGGTTCCTGGCCCGCCGCTGGCTTGACCACGCCGGCGGTCTCGACAGCCGTCTTTCAGCGCTGGGCAGCATGCTCGGGGCGACGCTGTTCCTGTTGCCGTTGTTCGGCTACAGCGTGATCAGCCAGCCACCGGCAAGCTGGGGCGGCTGGAACGTCTGGTTGTCGTTGCTTGGATTGGGACTGATGTGTACCGCACTGGCGTACATCATTTACTTCCGCCTGCTCAGCTCGATCGGGCCGGTGAGGTCGATGACCACGACCTTCCTGATCCCGCCGTTCGGGGTGTTGTGGGGAGCGCTGTTGCTGGATGAGCCGTTGTCGATGGCGCATATCTATGGCGGGGTGTTGATTGCGGCGGCGTTGTGGCTGGTGTTGAAGCCGGCGGTGGTGAAAGTGGCTGAGGTGACTGCCAAGTAG
- a CDS encoding aldehyde dehydrogenase (NADP(+)) — MTTLLGHNYIGGRRSANGTQQLQSLDATTGEALPGRFFQATEAEVDAAASAAAAAYPVYRNLSAEKRAQFLDAIADEIDALGDDFVATVCRETALPAGRIQGERGRTSGQMRLFAKVLRRGDFYGARIDRALPDRQPLPRPDLRQYRIGLGPVAVFGASNFPLAFSTAGGDTASALAAGCPVVFKAHSGHMATAEWVADAIIRAAERTEMPAGVFNMIYGGGVGEWLVKHPAIQAVGFTGSLKGGNALSHMAATRPQPIPVFAEMSSINPVFLLPEALKVRGELIAAQLAGSVTLGCGQFCTNPGLVIGLRSPQFSQFLETFCASMNQQPAQTMLNAGALVSYSRGLGELHEHPGLTHLAGKPQQGNQAQPQVFKADVSLLLKGDELLQEEVFGPTTIVIELEDRAQLAAALHGLRGQLTATLIGETDELLEYRWLAELLQEKVGRILLNGYPTGVEVCEAMVHGGPYPATSDSRGTSVGTLAIDRFLRPVCFQNYPDALLPEALQNANPLGIRRLVDGEVSQAAF; from the coding sequence ATGACCACGCTACTCGGACACAACTACATCGGCGGTCGCCGCAGCGCCAACGGTACGCAACAGCTGCAAAGCCTTGATGCGACGACGGGCGAAGCGCTGCCGGGCCGTTTTTTCCAGGCCACTGAAGCGGAAGTGGACGCGGCAGCCAGCGCTGCGGCCGCTGCCTACCCGGTTTACCGCAACCTCAGCGCGGAGAAACGCGCTCAGTTCCTCGACGCTATCGCTGATGAAATCGATGCCCTGGGCGATGACTTCGTCGCCACCGTGTGCCGCGAAACCGCGTTGCCGGCTGGGCGTATCCAGGGTGAGCGCGGGCGCACCAGCGGCCAGATGCGCTTGTTTGCCAAGGTCCTGCGTCGCGGCGATTTCTACGGCGCGCGCATTGATCGGGCACTGCCGGATCGCCAGCCGTTGCCACGTCCGGACCTGCGTCAGTACCGCATCGGCCTGGGGCCTGTCGCCGTGTTCGGTGCCAGCAACTTTCCGTTGGCATTTTCAACCGCCGGTGGCGATACCGCTTCGGCGCTGGCCGCCGGTTGCCCGGTGGTGTTCAAGGCGCACAGCGGGCACATGGCGACGGCCGAGTGGGTCGCGGACGCGATCATCCGCGCCGCCGAGCGCACCGAAATGCCGGCCGGCGTGTTCAACATGATTTATGGCGGGGGTGTCGGTGAATGGCTGGTCAAGCATCCGGCGATTCAAGCGGTGGGCTTCACCGGTTCGCTCAAGGGCGGCAATGCCTTGAGCCACATGGCCGCGACCCGACCACAGCCGATTCCGGTGTTTGCCGAAATGTCGAGCATCAACCCGGTGTTCCTGCTGCCCGAAGCGCTCAAGGTTCGCGGTGAGCTAATCGCTGCGCAACTGGCCGGTTCGGTGACCCTGGGTTGCGGGCAGTTCTGCACCAACCCGGGCCTGGTCATCGGTTTGCGTTCGCCGCAGTTCAGCCAGTTCCTGGAAACGTTTTGCGCCAGCATGAACCAGCAACCGGCCCAGACCATGCTCAATGCCGGCGCGCTGGTCAGTTACAGCCGAGGCCTTGGCGAGTTGCACGAACATCCGGGGCTGACGCACTTGGCGGGCAAGCCGCAACAGGGCAATCAGGCACAACCGCAGGTGTTCAAGGCTGACGTCAGTCTGTTGCTCAAGGGCGATGAGCTGCTTCAGGAGGAGGTGTTCGGACCGACCACCATCGTCATCGAGCTTGAGGACCGGGCGCAGCTGGCGGCAGCGTTGCACGGTCTGCGCGGGCAATTGACGGCGACGCTGATTGGCGAGACGGACGAGTTGCTGGAGTACCGTTGGCTAGCGGAGTTGCTGCAGGAAAAGGTCGGGCGGATTCTGCTCAATGGCTACCCGACCGGGGTCGAGGTATGTGAGGCGATGGTGCATGGCGGGCCGTATCCGGCGACGTCTGATTCGCGCGGCACATCGGTTGGCACCTTGGCGATTGACCGGTTCCTGCGGCCGGTGTGCTTCCAGAATTACCCGGATGCGTTGTTGCCCGAGGCGTTGCAGAACGCCAATCCGCTGGGGATTCGACGGTTGGTGGATGGGGAGGTGAGTCAGGCAGCGTTTTAG
- the araD1 gene encoding AraD1 family protein → MRLIQFENTAGERQVGLVEGSQVKVLQGTRSTHELALAAIRAQRSLQEEVALRGTEPGPDYAQLLQQGKVLPPLDHEDPAHCLISGTGLTHLGSASARDKMHQQEGAVEAGMTDTMRIFKWGLEGGKPAAGQVGAQPEWFYKGDGSIVVRPGADFPVPPFAEDAGEEPELTGLYVIGDDGQPYRVGYALGNEFSDHVMERRNYLYLAHSKLRFCAYGPELRVGELPKHLAGTSRIKRNGETIWEKEFLSGEDNMCHSLANLEFHHFKYAQFLRPGDVHVHYFGTATLSFADGIKTQPGDRFQISLDEFGAPLENGIGESAQPLAIGQVRTL, encoded by the coding sequence ATGCGCCTGATTCAATTTGAAAACACTGCCGGTGAACGCCAGGTGGGTCTCGTCGAGGGCTCGCAGGTAAAGGTGCTGCAAGGCACCCGTAGCACCCATGAACTGGCCCTCGCGGCGATTCGTGCCCAACGCAGCCTGCAAGAAGAAGTCGCACTGCGCGGCACCGAACCGGGACCGGATTACGCCCAGCTGTTGCAGCAGGGCAAAGTCCTGCCGCCGCTGGACCACGAAGACCCGGCCCATTGCCTGATCAGCGGCACCGGCCTGACCCATTTGGGCAGCGCCTCGGCGCGGGACAAAATGCACCAGCAGGAGGGCGCGGTCGAAGCCGGCATGACCGACACCATGCGCATTTTCAAATGGGGCCTGGAGGGTGGTAAACCGGCGGCCGGGCAGGTCGGCGCGCAACCGGAATGGTTCTACAAAGGTGATGGCAGCATCGTCGTGCGCCCCGGCGCGGATTTCCCGGTGCCGCCGTTTGCCGAAGACGCCGGCGAGGAACCCGAGCTGACCGGCCTCTACGTGATCGGCGACGACGGCCAGCCGTACCGCGTCGGTTATGCCTTGGGCAACGAGTTCTCCGACCATGTGATGGAGCGGCGCAATTACCTGTATCTCGCCCATTCGAAACTGCGCTTCTGCGCCTACGGTCCGGAGCTGCGCGTCGGCGAGTTGCCCAAGCACCTTGCAGGCACCAGTCGGATCAAGCGCAACGGCGAAACGATCTGGGAAAAGGAGTTTCTCAGCGGCGAAGACAACATGTGCCACAGCCTCGCCAACCTCGAATTCCACCACTTCAAATACGCGCAGTTTTTGCGTCCCGGCGATGTCCACGTGCATTACTTCGGCACCGCAACGTTGTCGTTTGCCGACGGGATAAAAACCCAGCCGGGCGATCGCTTCCAGATCAGCCTCGATGAGTTCGGCGCGCCCCTGGAAAACGGCATCGGCGAAAGTGCCCAGCCGTTGGCCATCGGCCAGGTGCGCACGCTTTAA
- a CDS encoding L-rhamnonate dehydratase, with protein MKIKAIRTRVFEWKGKVVPPQAHFCTNASDILFERGDAMGSFRFHGWLVVEVETDTGLVGIGNCALAPRVAKEIIDTYLAPIAIGEDPFDNEYIWQKMYRQSHAWGRKGIGMAAISAIDIAIWDIMGKAVNKPVFKLLGGRTKEKIWTYASKLYANDNLDLFLEEAQGYLNQGFTALKMRFGYGPKDGPAGMRKNIEQVRALRNLAGPDIDIMLECYMGWTLEYARRMLPKLAEFEPRWLEEPVIADDIEGYIELKKMGIMPISGGEHEFTSYGFKDLLERRAVDVIQYDTNRVGGITAARKINAMAEAWSVPVIPHAGQMHNYHLTMSTTASPMAEFFPVFDVEVGNELFYYVFKGEPQPVNGYIQLDDDKPGLGLEISDEYLSDFNIIE; from the coding sequence ATGAAAATCAAAGCCATCCGTACCCGCGTTTTTGAGTGGAAAGGCAAAGTCGTTCCGCCTCAAGCACACTTCTGCACCAACGCCAGCGACATCCTGTTCGAACGTGGCGACGCCATGGGCTCGTTCCGTTTCCATGGCTGGCTGGTGGTGGAAGTCGAGACCGATACCGGCCTCGTCGGCATCGGTAACTGCGCCCTGGCGCCGCGTGTGGCCAAGGAAATCATCGACACCTACCTGGCGCCAATTGCCATTGGCGAAGACCCGTTCGACAACGAATACATCTGGCAGAAGATGTACCGCCAGAGCCACGCCTGGGGCCGCAAAGGCATCGGCATGGCGGCGATCTCGGCGATCGACATCGCGATCTGGGACATCATGGGCAAAGCCGTGAACAAACCGGTGTTCAAACTGCTCGGCGGCCGGACCAAGGAAAAGATCTGGACCTACGCCTCCAAGCTCTACGCCAATGACAACCTCGACCTGTTCCTCGAAGAGGCCCAGGGCTATCTGAACCAGGGTTTCACCGCGCTGAAAATGCGTTTCGGCTACGGCCCGAAAGACGGCCCGGCGGGCATGCGCAAGAACATCGAGCAAGTGCGTGCCCTGCGTAACCTGGCCGGTCCCGACATCGACATCATGCTCGAGTGCTACATGGGCTGGACCCTGGAATACGCCCGCCGCATGCTGCCCAAACTTGCTGAATTCGAACCACGCTGGCTGGAAGAGCCGGTGATTGCCGACGACATCGAAGGCTACATCGAGCTGAAGAAGATGGGGATCATGCCGATCTCCGGCGGCGAGCATGAGTTCACCTCCTACGGCTTCAAAGACCTGCTGGAACGCCGTGCCGTCGACGTGATCCAGTACGACACCAACCGCGTGGGCGGTATCACCGCAGCGCGCAAGATCAACGCCATGGCCGAAGCCTGGTCGGTGCCGGTGATCCCGCACGCCGGGCAGATGCACAACTACCACCTGACCATGTCCACCACCGCCTCGCCGATGGCCGAGTTCTTCCCGGTGTTCGACGTCGAGGTCGGCAACGAACTCTTCTACTACGTGTTCAAGGGCGAGCCGCAACCGGTCAACGGCTACATCCAGCTCGACGATGACAAGCCCGGCCTGGGCCTGGAAATCTCCGATGAGTACTTGAGCGACTTCAACATCATCGAGTGA
- a CDS encoding 4-hydroxythreonine-4-phosphate dehydrogenase PdxA: protein MNKTTIAMVLGDPAGIGPELIARLLAEPEVRSQANVILIADEAEMRRGMRIAGTEFPYRRVESLDQLEFGDDTPLFYDFRGDTVGEFPRSEASVIGGRYSLDTLEQALRLTEAGTTDAVLFGPLNKTSLHMAGMAHSDELHWFAELLDFHGPFCEFNVLDNLWTSRVTSHVALAQVPGMLTQTRVVEAIQLIDTALKRNGLEKPRIGVCGLNPHNGDNGSFGREELDIIGPAVRSAQALGIAAEGPYPADTIFLKVQGDASAFDAVVTMYHDQGQIAIKLMGFSRGVTVQGGLPIPITTPAHGTAFDIAGQGKANVGAIRQAFEIACRMGTNNY, encoded by the coding sequence ATGAACAAAACAACCATCGCGATGGTGCTGGGTGACCCGGCAGGCATCGGCCCGGAACTGATCGCACGTTTGCTTGCGGAGCCTGAAGTGCGCAGCCAGGCCAATGTGATCTTGATCGCCGACGAGGCCGAAATGCGTCGCGGCATGCGCATCGCCGGGACGGAGTTTCCTTACCGTCGCGTCGAGTCGCTGGATCAGTTGGAATTTGGTGATGACACGCCGCTGTTCTATGACTTTCGCGGAGACACCGTCGGTGAATTTCCACGCAGTGAAGCCAGTGTCATCGGCGGTCGCTACAGCCTCGACACGCTGGAACAAGCCCTGCGCCTGACCGAGGCCGGGACCACCGACGCGGTGTTGTTCGGGCCGTTGAACAAGACCTCGCTGCACATGGCCGGCATGGCCCACAGCGATGAGCTGCACTGGTTCGCCGAGCTGCTGGATTTTCACGGGCCGTTCTGCGAATTCAACGTGCTCGACAACCTCTGGACCTCCCGCGTGACCTCCCACGTGGCATTAGCGCAAGTGCCAGGCATGCTGACCCAGACGCGGGTAGTGGAAGCGATCCAGTTGATCGACACCGCGCTCAAGCGCAACGGCCTGGAAAAACCGCGCATTGGCGTGTGTGGGCTGAACCCGCACAACGGCGACAACGGCTCGTTCGGACGCGAAGAACTGGACATCATCGGCCCGGCGGTTCGTTCGGCCCAGGCGCTGGGGATTGCGGCCGAAGGGCCATACCCGGCGGACACGATTTTCCTCAAGGTCCAGGGCGATGCCAGTGCCTTTGACGCGGTGGTGACGATGTATCACGACCAGGGGCAGATCGCGATCAAGTTGATGGGCTTCTCCCGAGGCGTGACGGTGCAGGGTGGCTTGCCGATCCCGATTACCACGCCGGCCCACGGCACCGCCTTCGACATCGCGGGGCAGGGCAAGGCCAACGTCGGCGCGATTCGTCAGGCCTTCGAAATCGCCTGCCGAATGGGCACCAACAACTACTGA
- a CDS encoding amidohydrolase family protein, with protein MAEHSSGEAWNGPIIDAHHHFWDPTINDHPWLAPEANIPFRYGDYSAIKRRYFPEDYFADAGPHRVVQTVYVETEWDPQDPIGETVFIESLTARYGVPNAVVAQAWLDHPDALAVLTEQASFKCVRSVRHKPGGATSPAQVGHVRSLMSDEHWRRSFAALEGLGLHFDLQTPWWNLHEAERLARDFPGTTLILNHAGLPNDRSAEGLAGWRLAMARLAKWPNVQVKISGLGQRGQAWRAKDNAWIVREVIAMFGTDRAMFASNFPVDSLCGSFDDIYSGFKSIVADLPSADQERLFYSNAQRVYCCEPCAVDRQWPEPLRSEA; from the coding sequence ATGGCTGAACACTCATCTGGCGAAGCATGGAACGGTCCGATCATCGATGCCCATCATCACTTCTGGGACCCGACGATCAATGACCATCCGTGGCTGGCGCCCGAAGCTAATATCCCGTTCCGCTACGGCGACTACAGCGCGATTAAACGGCGCTATTTTCCTGAGGACTATTTCGCTGACGCCGGCCCGCACCGTGTGGTGCAAACGGTGTACGTCGAGACCGAATGGGACCCGCAAGACCCGATTGGCGAAACCGTTTTTATCGAAAGTCTGACGGCCCGTTACGGCGTACCCAATGCGGTCGTGGCGCAGGCCTGGCTCGACCACCCGGACGCCCTCGCGGTACTGACCGAACAAGCGAGTTTCAAATGCGTGCGCAGCGTGCGTCACAAACCGGGTGGAGCGACTTCACCGGCGCAGGTTGGTCATGTGCGCAGCCTGATGAGCGACGAACACTGGCGGCGCAGTTTTGCCGCCCTCGAAGGGCTGGGGTTGCACTTCGATTTGCAGACCCCCTGGTGGAACCTGCACGAAGCCGAACGGCTGGCTCGGGACTTTCCCGGCACTACGTTGATTCTCAACCACGCAGGGTTGCCCAATGACCGCAGCGCCGAAGGCCTGGCCGGTTGGCGCCTGGCGATGGCTCGGCTGGCCAAATGGCCAAACGTGCAGGTGAAGATTTCCGGCCTTGGCCAGAGGGGCCAGGCATGGCGCGCCAAGGACAACGCCTGGATCGTGCGTGAAGTGATCGCCATGTTCGGCACTGACCGGGCGATGTTCGCCAGCAACTTCCCGGTGGACAGCCTGTGCGGCTCGTTCGATGACATCTACAGCGGTTTCAAATCCATCGTTGCTGATCTGCCGAGCGCCGATCAGGAGCGACTGTTCTACAGCAACGCGCAGCGGGTTTATTGCTGCGAGCCTTGCGCCGTTGACCGCCAATGGCCTGAACCCTTGAGGAGTGAAGCATGA
- a CDS encoding MFS transporter: protein MARPSASLHLPGAAAQPINAATPLAGTTKASSVRWRIFAIVFALTMVNLIDRVSLSIAMPTIAHEFSLSPSMQGLILSSFFWAYALLQIPGGWLIDRFGPHRVISWSTGLWGTFQVLAAFATGGLSLLFARVALGAAEAPLFPSGGKLISLWLAPSERSRGAVLMDSGSPLGVALGGLIIAYLIASLDSWRLAFVIAGIATLVLAWLARRYLRDDPATHPQVNAEELEKINAGRATPAAEAARVPVKGLGIAARSLSGLLIGRASWAMVYFGLLTWGPSYLAQARGFDIKGIGAATFVIFVCGALGSLTGGFLCDGLIRKGVSRGVAVKSLLAFSGVVALGAFLLLPTLSNPFAAVALLAMTAFFLMWGSLYWSFPALLAAPARVGLIGGVMNMAGSTGGIAVPILVGIIVQMTGGFAPVLGFFAVCSAVFVLATLFISLDEVRHG from the coding sequence ATGGCTCGTCCCAGTGCTTCCCTGCATCTGCCTGGCGCAGCTGCCCAACCGATCAACGCGGCCACACCCCTGGCCGGCACCACCAAAGCGAGCAGCGTGCGCTGGCGGATCTTTGCGATCGTCTTCGCGCTGACCATGGTCAACCTGATCGACCGGGTCTCGCTGTCGATCGCCATGCCGACCATTGCCCATGAATTTTCCCTGTCGCCAAGCATGCAAGGGCTGATCCTCAGCAGTTTCTTCTGGGCGTATGCGCTGTTGCAGATTCCCGGCGGCTGGCTGATCGATCGCTTCGGCCCGCATCGGGTCATCAGTTGGTCCACCGGGTTGTGGGGCACCTTTCAAGTGTTGGCGGCGTTTGCGACCGGCGGCTTGTCATTGCTGTTCGCCCGCGTTGCACTCGGGGCCGCCGAAGCGCCGTTGTTCCCGTCCGGTGGCAAGCTGATTTCCCTGTGGCTGGCGCCGAGCGAACGCAGTCGCGGCGCGGTGCTGATGGACAGCGGCAGCCCGTTGGGCGTGGCGCTGGGCGGGTTGATCATTGCTTATCTGATTGCATCCCTGGATTCGTGGCGCCTGGCCTTCGTGATTGCCGGTATCGCGACCCTGGTGCTGGCCTGGCTGGCCCGGCGTTATCTGCGCGATGACCCGGCTACTCACCCGCAAGTGAATGCCGAAGAACTGGAGAAGATCAACGCCGGGCGCGCGACGCCGGCTGCCGAAGCCGCCCGTGTGCCGGTCAAAGGCCTGGGCATCGCGGCCCGTTCCCTGAGCGGCTTGCTGATCGGCCGTGCCAGTTGGGCGATGGTGTATTTCGGTTTGCTGACCTGGGGCCCGAGCTATCTGGCCCAGGCTCGCGGCTTCGACATCAAAGGCATCGGCGCGGCGACCTTCGTGATTTTCGTGTGCGGGGCCCTGGGTTCGTTGACCGGTGGTTTCCTCTGTGACGGGTTGATCCGCAAAGGTGTCAGCCGTGGCGTGGCGGTCAAGAGCCTGCTGGCGTTTTCCGGTGTGGTCGCCCTCGGCGCCTTTCTGTTGTTGCCGACGCTGAGCAACCCGTTTGCCGCCGTGGCGTTGTTGGCCATGACCGCGTTTTTCCTGATGTGGGGCAGCCTCTACTGGAGCTTCCCGGCATTGCTGGCGGCACCGGCGCGGGTCGGGTTGATCGGCGGCGTGATGAACATGGCCGGCAGCACCGGCGGGATCGCGGTGCCGATCCTGGTGGGGATCATTGTGCAAATGACCGGAGGTTTTGCGCCGGTGCTGGGGTTCTTTGCCGTGTGCTCGGCAGTCTTTGTGCTGGCGACGTTGTTCATCAGTCTCGACGAGGTGCGCCATGGCTGA
- a CDS encoding Bug family tripartite tricarboxylate transporter substrate binding protein → MRNAFVRRTSRLFLGCTLVAAGALPALANAAWQPDKNVEILVAGGPGGGTDQLGRLIQSIITTHKFLDVNTIVLNKGGGNGAEAFLDLKMNKGDPEKLVIGTNNIYLLPLVSKLGYQWQELTPVAAVAEDDFILWSYKDAPWKDAKGFYEAAKTDPSKLRMGGSQSKDVDQTLTLLLNQTNNSKLVYIPFKSGSEAATQLAGKHIAANVNNPSESISQWRGDQVEPLCVFSKERMSYTEKVAGDKSWADVPTCHEQGLGIDQYRFPRTVFMPGDVTAEQRAFYVELMRKVTETPEFKAYVKQNALVPTFLEGEPLTAYIEKDTARVTPVFKEAGWLKN, encoded by the coding sequence ATGCGAAATGCATTCGTCCGTCGCACATCCCGTCTGTTTCTTGGCTGCACACTGGTCGCCGCCGGCGCCCTCCCCGCACTCGCCAACGCTGCCTGGCAGCCGGACAAGAACGTCGAAATCCTCGTTGCCGGCGGCCCCGGCGGCGGTACTGACCAGCTCGGTCGGCTGATCCAGTCGATCATCACCACACACAAGTTCCTCGACGTGAATACCATCGTCCTCAACAAGGGCGGCGGCAACGGTGCCGAAGCGTTCCTTGACCTGAAAATGAACAAGGGCGATCCGGAAAAACTGGTGATCGGCACCAACAACATCTACCTGTTGCCGCTGGTTTCCAAGCTTGGCTATCAATGGCAGGAGCTGACTCCCGTGGCGGCCGTTGCAGAGGACGACTTCATTCTCTGGAGCTACAAGGATGCCCCCTGGAAAGACGCCAAAGGCTTCTACGAAGCGGCCAAGACTGATCCGTCGAAACTGCGCATGGGCGGCAGTCAGTCCAAGGATGTCGACCAGACCCTGACCCTGCTGCTGAACCAGACCAACAACAGCAAACTGGTGTACATCCCGTTCAAGAGCGGCAGCGAAGCCGCGACCCAACTGGCCGGCAAACACATCGCCGCCAACGTCAACAACCCCAGCGAAAGCATCAGCCAATGGCGCGGCGACCAGGTCGAACCGCTCTGTGTGTTCAGCAAGGAACGCATGAGCTACACCGAGAAAGTCGCGGGTGATAAATCCTGGGCCGACGTTCCGACCTGCCACGAACAAGGCCTGGGTATCGATCAATACCGCTTCCCGCGCACCGTGTTCATGCCCGGCGACGTCACCGCCGAACAGCGGGCGTTCTATGTCGAGCTGATGCGCAAAGTCACCGAGACTCCAGAGTTCAAGGCCTACGTGAAACAGAACGCTTTGGTACCCACCTTCCTCGAAGGCGAGCCGCTGACCGCCTACATTGAGAAAGACACCGCCCGCGTCACCCCGGTGTTCAAAGAAGCCGGCTGGCTGAAAAACTGA